A single region of the Actinomycetota bacterium genome encodes:
- the speD gene encoding adenosylmethionine decarboxylase — protein MKALGRHLIVEMWDASNINSAEALEQALKEAVRAIDGTLLDVRVVEFPVHGVTGVAIIAESHIAVHTWPEYGYAAVDIFTCNLEADVQAGVDALSRYLLPGRVQVTEIRRGIVGGMTPKPVPARVS, from the coding sequence GACGCGAGCAACATCAACTCGGCCGAGGCGTTGGAGCAGGCCCTGAAAGAGGCCGTGCGGGCCATCGACGGGACCCTCCTTGACGTCCGCGTCGTCGAGTTCCCCGTGCACGGAGTGACGGGCGTGGCCATCATCGCCGAGTCACACATCGCCGTGCACACGTGGCCCGAGTACGGGTACGCCGCCGTGGACATCTTCACCTGCAACCTGGAGGCGGATGTGCAGGCCGGGGTCGACGCGCTCAGCCGGTACCTGCTGCCGGGCCGGGTGCAGGTGACAGAGATCCGTCGTGGCATCGTCGGGGGCATGACCCCGAAGCCGGTCCCAGCTCGCGTGTCGTGA